TTTTAAAGAAGGTTCGCGACTTCGTCGACAAGGAAGAGGCCAAGGGACTGGCCCGTTATACTTCCCGCGAGATGATCGAGCTTCTCGACAAGATCGGGGGCGCCGACAAGTTCAACACCGGCGAAATCGAGAAGTCGATGGTCAATATGTACGGGCACCTTCAGGGCCATATCCAGCGCGGCATGAACGACCTCGAAAATGAGACCAACGCCATACTGAGACAGAAGACCGACGTCGGTGCCTTTGTCCGCGGTGAAAACGCCTATGCAATTATCAAGTGCATCTTCAAGGACAATCAGCTTCGGCCCAAGTTCGTTTACGACGTCAAACTGTCGATCAACATCCTCGACAGCGAGCTGGTGAGCCCGATCTACCACTACCAGGTAACCGTCGAGTCTCTCCTTAAAGACGCCATCCAGAAGCACATCCAGGACCTCATCGACAAGCAGGTACAGCAGCTTACCGAGGAGCTGGTCGACCAGGGCAAGAGCGAACTGTCGGGCTCGGAGATAATGTTCGAAAAGATCAAGAGGATCGACAGCTATACCGACGACGACAAGGAAGACGAGAAGTCCCGCCGGTACACCATTCTCGCCAAAAGGTTCCTGGACAAGATCGAAGGCCTCCGCGCCGAGATCGACATCGAGGAGTACGATCCGCTGAACATCCGAGAGAACATCAAGCATATCATTGACTCCGAAAATATCCGTAACCGCGGCTACAACACCGCGATCAACGCACTTACCTCGATCCTCGACACCTCGAAGCTCGGCTATCAAGTGTGCGACAACATGAAGAACGCCCGCATATGCCAGATCAGGGAATACGAGGAGATGGACAGGACGATCCTTCCCGACGAGCGCTATGCCATCAGGCTGGCCTACTACGACCAGAACCAGTTGCGCGAAGAGAAGCGCGAGTTCGACCGCCAGATGGAAGGCTTCACGAAGGAGATTCTGCGCGCATGGGACGTTGTGCATGCCCATTATGAGTCCAAGAAGCGCTTCCGTTCGCTGAAGGATTTCGACGATCTCTGCAGCCGCCTCATGAGCAAGGAGTGGAGACGCGGAAAGAAGGAAGAAGAGGCCGATCCCAACAGCGTTCTCTGGAACGAGCTCGGCGAGCTATACAACGAAGGCAGCTTCGTCGAGAAGAACAACAGGACCTACGAGGACAGGATACTCAACCTCAAGGGCAAGTTGAAATACCTCAGAGAGATTTTACAGAACATGCATGGCTACCAGAACCCGATCGAGCGCGTAATCCTCGACGAGCGCCTGAGCTTCCTTGACAGGAAATTCAATGAATTCACCTACAAGATCAACCCGCACCACATTCAGCCGGGGCTCATCCTCGACGTCGACGTTACGACGATCAAGAGGAAGCAGTACATGCTCAAGGGTATGGCGAATGTTCTGAACGAGTTCCTGTACGGTATCTCGAAGGGATTCGCCGACGCGGCATTCGCCCAGTTCAAGAGAAGGAGGTCGACCGTTCGTTCGGACATCTCGCAGTCTTTCGGCGAAGAAGAGATCAAGGAAGATATTTTCGAGACCGCTTATAAAACGGCCGCCGACGCTGCTGAAGTCGCGGAAGTGAAGGGATCCATAAACCTTTCGCCCCGTCTAAAGCCGAAAGGCAAGGCTTCCGGTCTGAAAGAACTGTAAAAATCGGTAACAGCGCAATTTAAAAAAGGGTGCCCGAAAGGGTGCCCTTTTTTTCTTTATTTAAGGGGAAAAGTTGGGTTTAGGCGTGGGGATATTATTTGCTGACAGTTGACAAAATGCTTGCAATTATTTTAAAACCGCGGACAATATACACTGCATGGTTCGGTGTGTCCGGATGAT
The DNA window shown above is from Spirochaetota bacterium and carries:
- the cfpA gene encoding cytoplasmic filament protein CfpA, which codes for MSITQLPKSPNKFHPTEPSAVGSRNSIAQEGRDKIAESKLVIDETSDKVLNTIMNKLPEEVLSRLDVMGGLKEKIYNYVNQAYVNMANRYTVTMEDEFLKKVRDFVDKEEAKGLARYTSREMIELLDKIGGADKFNTGEIEKSMVNMYGHLQGHIQRGMNDLENETNAILRQKTDVGAFVRGENAYAIIKCIFKDNQLRPKFVYDVKLSINILDSELVSPIYHYQVTVESLLKDAIQKHIQDLIDKQVQQLTEELVDQGKSELSGSEIMFEKIKRIDSYTDDDKEDEKSRRYTILAKRFLDKIEGLRAEIDIEEYDPLNIRENIKHIIDSENIRNRGYNTAINALTSILDTSKLGYQVCDNMKNARICQIREYEEMDRTILPDERYAIRLAYYDQNQLREEKREFDRQMEGFTKEILRAWDVVHAHYESKKRFRSLKDFDDLCSRLMSKEWRRGKKEEEADPNSVLWNELGELYNEGSFVEKNNRTYEDRILNLKGKLKYLREILQNMHGYQNPIERVILDERLSFLDRKFNEFTYKINPHHIQPGLILDVDVTTIKRKQYMLKGMANVLNEFLYGISKGFADAAFAQFKRRRSTVRSDISQSFGEEEIKEDIFETAYKTAADAAEVAEVKGSINLSPRLKPKGKASGLKEL